The genomic segment GAGACTTGTTCTGGCTGGAAGATTAAAAGCACAAGACGCAACTGAACTTCGATCGCTTTTTAAAGAATAAAAACTAAAACAGAGGCTTCTTATATTGAGCAGCCTCTGTTTCTCTTTTAACTGGAATTTTAATTCTTCTTATATTATATCAGGCTCCTCTAATGATTCTAAGGAGAAATGCCACGACGGCCAAAACTAAAAGTACATGAATGATCCCCCCTACTGCGTCTCCGAATCCGAGAAAACCTATTAACCACAAAATTACCAAAACCACAGCAATGATATATAAGAGATTTCCCATAAATTTTAAATGTTATTATTTCAAATAATTAGACATATTTTATTAACCTCTCTATA from the Sporocytophaga myxococcoides genome contains:
- a CDS encoding lmo0937 family membrane protein; translation: MGNLLYIIAVVLVILWLIGFLGFGDAVGGIIHVLLVLAVVAFLLRIIRGA